In a single window of the Rhodoferax saidenbachensis genome:
- a CDS encoding saccharopine dehydrogenase family protein → MRVMVLGGYGNFGARICRALAADHSITVLVAGRDGSRASALAAELNHVHGTGASAAVVDCQSPDFSEMLREHQVELLIHTAGPFQGQDYAVAIACAKAGAHYIDLADGRRFVCDFAKTMQAPFAEAKRVAISGASTVPALSSAVVDFLCRGWQRIDSIDICIAPAQTAPRGVATLEAVLSYCGAPIQLWNGGQWQSQIGWGSPQRVEFQRLKPRQGAVCDIPDLELFPAHYRVQDRMVFRAAVEVGLAQRAFAFLAWLRQHGLLKNPSSFARLLNAGAKVFDPLGSKLGGMVVRVAGLDGAGVPDKRAWHIAADNDHGPEIPCMAAILLARRLAAGESMQPGARPCLGLHVLRDFTPEFDKWGMVTDMVEEG, encoded by the coding sequence ATGAGAGTGATGGTGTTGGGAGGGTATGGAAACTTTGGCGCGCGCATCTGTCGTGCCCTGGCAGCAGATCATTCCATAACCGTGTTGGTCGCTGGGCGTGATGGAAGCCGTGCTTCTGCCTTAGCTGCAGAACTCAACCATGTGCACGGCACAGGTGCCAGCGCTGCGGTGGTGGATTGCCAGAGCCCTGATTTTTCGGAGATGCTGCGCGAACACCAGGTCGAACTGCTGATCCACACCGCTGGCCCGTTTCAGGGCCAAGACTATGCAGTGGCTATTGCGTGTGCCAAGGCCGGTGCGCACTACATTGATCTGGCTGACGGTCGGCGTTTTGTGTGCGATTTTGCAAAGACCATGCAGGCTCCGTTCGCGGAGGCCAAGCGGGTGGCCATCAGCGGTGCCAGCACCGTGCCTGCGCTGTCGTCTGCCGTGGTGGATTTTTTGTGCCGCGGCTGGCAGCGCATCGACAGTATTGATATCTGCATTGCCCCGGCACAAACCGCACCACGCGGTGTGGCCACGCTGGAGGCGGTGCTGAGCTACTGCGGCGCCCCCATTCAATTGTGGAACGGTGGCCAATGGCAGTCCCAGATTGGCTGGGGCAGTCCGCAGCGCGTGGAGTTTCAACGACTGAAGCCCAGGCAGGGCGCCGTGTGCGACATCCCCGATCTTGAGCTATTCCCTGCGCACTACCGGGTGCAAGACCGCATGGTGTTCCGTGCCGCGGTAGAGGTAGGGCTGGCACAACGCGCCTTTGCATTCCTGGCTTGGCTGCGCCAGCACGGGCTGCTGAAAAATCCTTCGTCCTTCGCGAGACTACTCAATGCCGGTGCGAAGGTTTTTGATCCTCTGGGTTCAAAGTTGGGGGGCATGGTGGTGCGCGTAGCCGGTTTGGATGGCGCTGGCGTGCCGGACAAACGCGCCTGGCACATCGCCGCCGATAACGACCATGGCCCTGAGATCCCTTGTATGGCTGCGATCCTGTTGGCTCGTCGACTCGCCGCGGGTGAGTCCATGCAGCCGGGGGCACGACCCTGCCTAGGTTTGCATGTGCTGCGCGATTTCACACCCGAGTTTGACAAGTGGGGCATGGTGACGGATATGGTGGAAGAGGGTTGA
- a CDS encoding DUF1501 domain-containing protein, giving the protein MHLLQPHLHTRRAFLQRAGQLTLAGTALPTALNLAALGEAAAATATDYKALVCVFLYGGNDYANTVVTFDPASYAQYATVRGGAGEAGGGIALAHADLQRTLLQPGTPLADGRQYALHPAMTGLADLFNAGQAAVQLNVGPLVVPLTRTQFNSPDRKTYPLPPKLFSHNDQQSIWQSSSPEGSTVGWGGHLGDLALRSNAKSLFTCMSVTGNAVFLSGDSALQYQVSTGGAVRVRAASDNAVYGSKAVKNLLSEMISEPSTHPLENEYVRVMQRSREAEVHVAAALAGSQSGGTAPLMTAFPTGNPLADQLKMVARLIQGRDVLGAKRQVFMVSLGGFDLHDNLIAQQPVLMGRVSEAMAAFYRATVELGVAQNVTAFTASDFGRTLTSNGDGSDHGWGGHHLVVGGAVKGRAFYGAPPPVSIGNTAAPQDQWHVGQGRLLPSTSVDQYAATLARWFGVGPQELGGILPNLRQFGAGAGRTDYPIDLGFMGMPA; this is encoded by the coding sequence ATGCATTTGCTCCAACCGCATCTCCACACCCGCCGTGCTTTCCTGCAACGTGCGGGACAACTCACGCTGGCTGGCACCGCCTTGCCCACCGCGCTCAACCTGGCCGCCCTGGGCGAGGCCGCTGCAGCCACTGCCACCGATTACAAAGCCCTGGTCTGTGTCTTCCTCTACGGCGGCAACGACTATGCCAACACCGTGGTCACGTTTGACCCCGCCAGCTATGCCCAATACGCCACCGTACGCGGTGGGGCGGGCGAGGCTGGGGGCGGCATCGCCCTGGCGCACGCCGACTTGCAGCGCACGCTCTTACAGCCCGGCACGCCGCTAGCAGACGGGCGCCAGTACGCGCTGCACCCGGCCATGACGGGGCTGGCCGATCTGTTCAACGCCGGTCAGGCCGCGGTGCAACTCAATGTGGGGCCACTGGTGGTGCCGCTTACACGCACGCAGTTCAACAGCCCGGACCGTAAGACCTACCCGCTGCCGCCCAAGCTGTTCTCGCACAACGACCAGCAGTCCATCTGGCAATCGTCCTCGCCTGAGGGCTCTACGGTGGGTTGGGGTGGGCACCTGGGCGACCTGGCTTTGCGCAGCAATGCCAAGTCCTTGTTCACCTGCATGTCGGTCACCGGCAATGCGGTGTTTTTGTCGGGCGACTCGGCGCTGCAGTACCAGGTCAGCACCGGCGGTGCGGTGCGTGTGCGTGCCGCCAGCGATAACGCGGTCTACGGCTCCAAGGCCGTGAAGAACCTGCTTTCCGAGATGATCTCCGAGCCCAGCACGCATCCGCTGGAGAACGAATACGTGCGTGTGATGCAGCGCTCGCGCGAGGCCGAGGTACACGTGGCCGCTGCGCTGGCTGGCAGCCAGAGCGGAGGTACTGCGCCGCTGATGACAGCGTTCCCCACCGGCAACCCGCTGGCTGATCAGTTGAAGATGGTGGCGCGCCTGATCCAGGGCCGCGATGTGTTGGGCGCCAAGCGCCAGGTGTTCATGGTGTCGCTGGGCGGCTTTGACCTGCACGACAACCTGATTGCGCAGCAGCCCGTGCTGATGGGCCGCGTGAGCGAAGCCATGGCGGCGTTTTACCGCGCCACCGTGGAGTTGGGCGTGGCGCAGAACGTGACCGCGTTCACCGCCTCCGACTTCGGCCGCACGCTCACGTCCAACGGCGATGGTTCCGACCACGGCTGGGGCGGCCACCACTTGGTCGTGGGTGGCGCGGTCAAGGGTCGTGCCTTCTACGGTGCACCGCCGCCCGTCAGCATAGGCAACACCGCCGCGCCGCAAGACCAATGGCACGTCGGCCAGGGCCGCCTGCTGCCCAGCACCTCGGTAGACCAGTACGCTGCCACGCTGGCGCGCTGGTTTGGTGTGGGGCCGCAGGAGCTGGGCGGCATACTGCCGAACCTGCGGCAGTTTGGCGCAGGGGCTGGTCGGACAGACTATCCTATTGATTTGGGATTTATGGGAATGCCTGCATGA
- a CDS encoding DUF1800 domain-containing protein yields the protein MPYEETDTLATEAVADLATERWVQRAALTGLAGLLAACSTPGGRLLQRPGQQYSRANTPEEAARFLLQAQFSASDAEIAAVQQHTYADWLAQQFDAPLGQTGWDWLNERGYGVIDNTTRYFDHFYPGDYMLWNQLMTAPDAVRKRLALALSEFFVVSLTGLDFAWRSHALAHYWDTLARHALGNFRDLLEEVTLNPAMGHYLNTKGNQKENAATGRVPDENYAREVMQLFTIGLVQLNPDGSEKTGANGQRLETYAQSDVTQLARVFTGYDFDQRQNVTVVIDPEGKRKVGNTNFAKQRMAFTANRHSELEARFLGTVIPAKTSGGDALKIALDALFHHPNVGPFLGRQMIQRLVTSNPSPAYVARVSAVFADNGAGVRGDLRAMFAAILLDDEARSPAGLRDPRFGHLREPMLRLVQWGRTFGITSAQGSWKMGDLSNPATQLGQSPLRSPSVFNFFRPGYVPPATQMAAAGASAPEFQIVTESSVAGYINYLQGVVRNGIYVNDPDLPNNVSNSKSQKSGFDIKASYSTELALAPDAKALVARLNLLLCAGQLPAALQARMVTALNATPLNATSPPDKRLDRVAAAVLLTMAAPQYLVQK from the coding sequence ATGCCGTACGAAGAAACCGACACCCTTGCCACCGAAGCCGTTGCGGACCTGGCCACTGAACGCTGGGTCCAGCGTGCCGCGCTAACGGGTCTGGCAGGTCTGCTGGCGGCCTGTTCCACACCGGGTGGCCGGCTGTTGCAGCGTCCGGGTCAGCAATACAGCCGCGCGAACACGCCCGAGGAAGCCGCGCGCTTTTTGTTGCAGGCCCAGTTTTCGGCGTCGGACGCCGAGATCGCTGCCGTGCAGCAGCACACCTATGCTGACTGGCTGGCGCAGCAGTTTGATGCGCCGCTAGGGCAGACCGGCTGGGATTGGCTCAACGAACGCGGCTACGGCGTTATTGACAACACCACGCGTTACTTCGACCACTTCTACCCCGGCGACTACATGCTTTGGAACCAGCTTATGACCGCACCCGACGCGGTACGCAAGCGGCTGGCCCTGGCCTTGTCCGAGTTTTTTGTGGTGTCGCTCACGGGGCTGGACTTTGCTTGGCGCAGCCACGCCCTGGCGCACTACTGGGACACGCTGGCGCGCCACGCGCTGGGCAACTTCCGCGATCTGCTGGAAGAGGTGACGCTGAACCCGGCCATGGGCCACTACCTCAACACCAAGGGCAACCAAAAGGAGAACGCTGCCACCGGCCGTGTGCCCGATGAAAACTACGCGCGCGAGGTGATGCAGCTCTTCACCATCGGCCTGGTGCAACTGAACCCGGACGGCAGCGAGAAGACCGGTGCGAATGGTCAGCGACTGGAGACCTACGCGCAGAGCGATGTGACGCAGCTGGCCCGCGTGTTCACGGGTTACGACTTTGACCAGCGGCAAAACGTCACCGTGGTGATAGACCCCGAAGGCAAACGCAAGGTGGGCAATACCAACTTTGCCAAACAGCGCATGGCCTTCACGGCCAACCGCCATTCTGAGCTGGAGGCGCGCTTTCTGGGCACCGTCATCCCGGCGAAAACATCGGGTGGAGACGCCCTCAAGATCGCCCTGGACGCCTTGTTCCACCACCCCAACGTCGGTCCGTTCCTCGGGCGGCAGATGATCCAGCGCCTGGTCACCAGCAACCCCAGCCCGGCCTATGTGGCGCGTGTGAGCGCTGTCTTTGCCGACAACGGGGCGGGTGTGCGCGGTGACTTGCGCGCCATGTTCGCCGCCATCCTGCTTGACGATGAGGCGCGCAGCCCGGCGGGTCTGCGTGATCCGCGTTTTGGGCACTTGCGTGAGCCCATGCTGCGCCTGGTGCAGTGGGGCAGGACCTTTGGCATCACGTCCGCGCAAGGCAGTTGGAAGATGGGGGACCTCAGCAATCCGGCCACGCAACTGGGGCAAAGCCCGCTGCGCTCTCCTTCGGTGTTCAATTTTTTTCGCCCCGGCTACGTGCCACCCGCGACCCAAATGGCCGCTGCCGGTGCGTCGGCACCGGAGTTCCAGATCGTCACCGAGAGCAGCGTGGCGGGGTACATCAACTACCTGCAGGGCGTGGTGCGCAATGGCATTTATGTGAATGACCCTGATCTGCCCAACAACGTCAGCAACTCCAAGAGCCAGAAGAGTGGCTTTGACATCAAAGCCAGCTACTCCACGGAGCTAGCCCTGGCACCGGATGCCAAAGCGCTGGTGGCACGGTTGAATCTTTTGTTGTGTGCGGGCCAGTTGCCAGCGGCCCTGCAGGCCCGCATGGTCACAGCCCTGAACGCCACACCGCTGAATGCCACGAGCCCACCCGACAAACGTCTGGACCGTGTGGCCGCCGCCGTGCTGTTGACCATGGCCGCACCCCAGTACCTGGTTCAGAAATAG
- a CDS encoding FtsX-like permease family protein, with protein sequence MLLPLLTTFSWQELRQHPWRNAAAVVSVMLGVALAFAVHLINASALDEFSQAVRSVGGQPDLELRTATGSASSVDVALWSRLLHHPDVAVAAPVLELSTYAVRAGQKTLLRVVGVDALQVAAVAPDLLPLPTAHADRLAFFAPDAVFLNPLARQALPGATVQLQQGLRLHTLQVAGSVQAGGAPLAVMDIAAVQSLFGRNDLSRVDVRLRAGVDRARFVRDVTGATDWPAGATLRAPGDAVERISNLSRAYRVNLTVLALVALFTGGFLVFSVLALSVARRAQQFALLGVLGLTGRQRLQLVLLEAGALGSIGSLLGLALGSALAALALRLLGGDLGGGFFAGSAPALQWSGLAALVFGLLGVAAALVGAWAPARLAQQLPPAQTLKGLGTPDANHHRAWLGAALLVAGGLLALLPPVWDIPLAAYLSVACLLLGGITALPAAVGWVLDGVAPFVARHALPLLAVERARRVRESAAVAVSGVVASLSLAVALTVMVASFRTSVTTWLDAVLPAALYVRTATSGSAADTAYLDPAFVQGAAKVPDVERLSTQRTLSLTLDPAQPAIALLVRPLRDAQTGALNLPLVGNPVPVPAGRVGVYVSEAMLDLYAARVGHDLPALSASFRPPAPVDIAQPATFFVAGVWRDYARQFGTVAMDPADFARYSRDTRVNDIAFWLHPQADVPQVQEQLRALANQLANTPDGAAGNLLEFGSAAEIRATSLKIFDRSFAVTYWLQAVAIGIGLFGVAASFSAQVLARRKEFGLLVHLGLTRRQILRVVALEGMAWTSLGALAGVALGLAVAVVLVHVVNPQSFHWTMELALPWGRLAALAAAVVVAGTTTAWLSGQAAAGRDAVMAVKEDW encoded by the coding sequence ATGTTGCTACCTTTGCTTACGACTTTCTCCTGGCAGGAGCTGCGCCAGCACCCCTGGCGCAACGCAGCGGCCGTGGTGTCGGTGATGCTGGGGGTGGCGCTGGCGTTTGCAGTGCACTTGATCAATGCTTCGGCGCTGGACGAGTTCTCGCAGGCCGTGCGTTCAGTAGGCGGCCAGCCCGACCTGGAACTGCGCACCGCCACGGGCAGCGCCAGCAGTGTGGACGTCGCACTGTGGAGCCGGCTGCTGCACCACCCCGACGTGGCGGTGGCCGCACCGGTGCTGGAGCTCAGCACCTACGCCGTGCGCGCGGGCCAGAAAACCCTGCTGCGCGTGGTGGGCGTGGACGCGCTGCAGGTGGCCGCGGTGGCGCCAGACCTGCTGCCCCTGCCCACTGCCCATGCAGACCGCCTGGCTTTCTTCGCACCCGACGCGGTTTTTCTCAACCCGCTGGCGCGCCAGGCGCTGCCCGGTGCCACGGTGCAGTTGCAGCAGGGCCTGCGACTGCACACCCTGCAGGTCGCTGGCAGCGTGCAGGCCGGTGGTGCGCCGCTGGCGGTGATGGACATTGCCGCCGTGCAAAGCCTGTTTGGCCGCAACGACCTGAGCCGCGTGGATGTCCGGCTGCGCGCGGGTGTGGACCGTGCCCGCTTTGTGCGCGACGTCACGGGCGCCACCGACTGGCCGGCCGGTGCCACGCTGCGCGCGCCCGGCGATGCGGTGGAACGCATCAGCAACCTGTCGCGCGCCTACCGCGTGAACCTGACCGTGCTGGCGCTGGTGGCGCTGTTCACCGGGGGCTTTCTGGTGTTCTCCGTATTGGCGCTGAGCGTGGCGCGGCGCGCGCAGCAGTTTGCGCTCTTGGGTGTGCTGGGCCTGACCGGCCGGCAGCGGCTGCAACTGGTGCTGCTGGAGGCGGGGGCGCTGGGCAGTATTGGCAGCCTGCTGGGCCTGGCGCTAGGCAGTGCGCTGGCCGCACTCGCGTTGCGCCTGTTGGGCGGTGACTTGGGTGGTGGATTCTTTGCGGGCAGCGCACCGGCCTTGCAATGGAGTGGTTTGGCAGCGCTGGTGTTTGGCCTGCTGGGCGTGGCTGCGGCCCTAGTGGGGGCCTGGGCTCCCGCTCGGCTGGCGCAGCAGTTGCCACCGGCGCAAACCCTCAAGGGCCTGGGCACACCAGATGCGAACCACCACCGCGCCTGGCTGGGCGCGGCGCTGCTGGTGGCGGGCGGCCTGCTGGCGCTGCTGCCCCCGGTTTGGGACATCCCGCTGGCGGCGTACCTGAGCGTGGCGTGCCTGTTGCTGGGCGGCATCACCGCATTGCCCGCTGCCGTGGGCTGGGTACTGGACGGCGTGGCACCCTTCGTGGCGCGCCACGCCCTGCCACTTTTAGCGGTGGAGCGCGCGCGCCGCGTGCGCGAAAGTGCCGCGGTGGCGGTGAGCGGCGTGGTGGCGTCGCTCAGCCTGGCGGTGGCACTGACCGTGATGGTGGCGAGCTTCCGCACCTCCGTGACAACCTGGTTGGACGCGGTGCTGCCTGCGGCCCTGTATGTGCGCACCGCCACCAGTGGCAGCGCAGCGGACACGGCCTACTTGGACCCGGCGTTTGTGCAAGGCGCCGCAAAGGTGCCGGACGTGGAGCGCCTGAGCACCCAGCGCACGTTATCGCTCACGCTGGACCCGGCCCAACCGGCCATTGCGCTGCTGGTGCGCCCGCTGCGCGATGCCCAGACGGGCGCACTGAACCTGCCGTTGGTGGGCAACCCAGTGCCGGTGCCCGCAGGGCGTGTAGGCGTGTACGTGAGCGAAGCCATGCTGGACCTCTACGCTGCGCGGGTGGGACACGACCTGCCTGCACTTTCAGCATCTTTTAGGCCTCCAGCTCCCGTGGATATTGCGCAACCAGCTACTTTTTTTGTAGCGGGTGTGTGGCGCGACTATGCCCGCCAGTTTGGCACTGTGGCCATGGATCCGGCCGACTTTGCACGCTACAGCCGCGACACACGGGTCAACGACATCGCCTTTTGGCTGCACCCGCAGGCGGATGTGCCGCAGGTGCAAGAACAGTTGCGCGCGCTGGCCAACCAACTGGCCAACACCCCGGACGGTGCGGCGGGCAACTTGCTGGAGTTTGGTTCGGCGGCCGAGATCCGCGCCACCAGCCTGAAGATTTTTGACCGCAGCTTTGCCGTGACCTACTGGCTGCAGGCGGTGGCGATTGGCATTGGGCTGTTTGGTGTGGCGGCCAGCTTCAGCGCGCAAGTGCTGGCGCGGCGCAAGGAGTTTGGGCTGCTGGTGCACCTGGGGCTCACACGGCGGCAGATTCTGCGCGTGGTGGCTTTGGAGGGCATGGCCTGGACCTCGCTCGGTGCCCTGGCCGGTGTAGCACTTGGCTTGGCGGTGGCCGTGGTGCTGGTGCATGTGGTGAACCCGCAGAGCTTTCACTGGACCATGGAGCTGGCCCTGCCCTGGGGTCGGCTGGCGGCGCTGGCCGCTGCCGTGGTGGTGGCAGGAACAACAACGGCCTGGCTGTCAGGCCAGGCCGCTGCGGGGCGCGATGCGGTGATGGCGGTGAAAGAGGACTGGTGA
- a CDS encoding TRAP transporter substrate-binding protein, with protein sequence MKASTTLIRRAVLAVAGAAVFSAALPALAQDIKPRLIRFGYGLNEQSNQGRASKVFAEAVEKASGGKMKVRAIGASALGPDVQMQNSLIGGAQEMMVGSTATLVGITKEMALWDTPFLISNAKEADALLDGPIGDKIRNKLQDKGLVGLAYWENGFRNLTNSKRAINKVEDLEGIKLRVMQNNVFLNSFKTLGANAVPMAFSELFSALETNTVDGQENPFNTILSSKFYEVQKYMTVTNHVYSPWIVMASKKWWDQLSKDEQKILSDAAKLSRDFERKDTRAEAASAVADLKAKGMQVNELSPAESARMRDKLTRVYAQIGADIGMDLWNETQGELTKIRAKK encoded by the coding sequence ATGAAAGCTTCCACCACCCTGATCCGCCGCGCCGTGCTGGCCGTGGCCGGTGCCGCCGTCTTCAGCGCTGCGCTGCCCGCGTTGGCGCAAGACATCAAACCGCGTCTGATCCGCTTTGGCTACGGACTCAACGAACAAAGCAACCAGGGCCGCGCCTCCAAGGTGTTTGCCGAGGCGGTTGAAAAAGCCTCCGGCGGCAAGATGAAGGTGCGCGCCATTGGTGCCTCCGCACTGGGCCCGGACGTGCAGATGCAGAACTCGCTGATCGGCGGCGCGCAGGAAATGATGGTCGGCTCCACAGCCACGCTGGTGGGTATCACCAAGGAAATGGCGCTGTGGGATACGCCCTTTTTAATCAGCAATGCCAAGGAAGCGGATGCACTCCTGGACGGCCCCATTGGCGACAAGATCCGCAACAAGCTGCAGGACAAGGGACTGGTCGGCCTGGCCTATTGGGAAAACGGTTTCCGCAACCTGACCAACAGCAAACGCGCTATCAACAAGGTGGAAGACCTGGAAGGTATCAAGCTGCGCGTGATGCAGAACAACGTGTTCCTGAACAGCTTCAAGACCCTGGGTGCCAACGCCGTGCCCATGGCCTTCTCCGAGTTGTTCAGCGCACTCGAAACCAACACCGTGGATGGCCAGGAAAACCCCTTCAACACGATTCTGTCGAGCAAGTTCTACGAAGTACAGAAGTACATGACGGTGACCAACCACGTGTACAGCCCCTGGATCGTGATGGCCAGCAAGAAGTGGTGGGACCAGTTGTCCAAGGATGAGCAAAAAATCCTCAGCGACGCCGCCAAACTGAGTCGTGACTTTGAGCGCAAGGACACCCGCGCCGAAGCCGCCAGCGCCGTGGCCGACCTGAAGGCCAAAGGCATGCAAGTCAACGAACTGTCGCCTGCCGAGTCCGCCCGCATGCGTGACAAGCTGACCCGCGTGTACGCCCAGATTGGTGCCGACATTGGTATGGACCTGTGGAACGAAACCCAAGGCGAGCTCACCAAGATCCGCGCCAAGAAGTAA
- a CDS encoding TRAP transporter large permease produces the protein MSNEGLAFIVFCVGMLALMGIGMNMALSLVLTGAAMAWVLDFWDTQLLAQNLVAGVDSFPLLAVPFFILAGELMNSGGISRRIIAMAQAWVGHIRGGLGFVAIGAAVLMASMSGSALADTAALATILMPMMRQQGYPMHTSAGLIASGGIIAPIIPPSMPFVIYGVTTNTSISALFISGIVPGLIMGVGLIVAWKLVLRKIDLPEGQPLPMRERLQATRKAFWAMLMPLIIIGGMKSGVFTPTEAAVVAAFYALVVALFIHREMKITAVYGVLVRAAKTTAIVMFLCAGAQVASYMITLADLPNVLTGWLGPLVESPRLLMMVMMLVLILVGTALDLTPTILIFAPVMLPIAVKAGIDPVYFGLMFVLNGAIGLITPPVGTVLNVVAGVGRLPLHQVIKGVNPFLITYTLILFLFVLFPQIVIAPVAWMR, from the coding sequence ATGAGCAACGAAGGACTCGCTTTTATTGTGTTTTGCGTCGGCATGCTGGCGCTCATGGGCATCGGCATGAACATGGCCCTGTCCCTGGTACTGACGGGCGCTGCCATGGCCTGGGTACTGGACTTCTGGGACACGCAGTTGCTGGCCCAGAACCTGGTGGCTGGGGTAGACAGTTTTCCGCTGCTGGCGGTGCCTTTCTTCATCCTGGCCGGTGAGCTGATGAACAGCGGAGGCATCAGCCGGCGCATCATCGCCATGGCGCAGGCCTGGGTCGGGCATATCCGCGGTGGCCTGGGTTTTGTGGCTATTGGTGCAGCGGTGCTCATGGCCAGCATGAGCGGCTCCGCCTTGGCCGACACGGCCGCGCTGGCCACCATCCTGATGCCCATGATGCGCCAGCAGGGCTACCCCATGCACACCTCGGCGGGGCTGATTGCTTCGGGCGGCATCATCGCGCCCATCATTCCACCCAGCATGCCGTTTGTGATCTATGGTGTGACCACCAATACCTCCATCTCGGCGCTGTTTATTTCGGGCATCGTGCCGGGACTCATCATGGGTGTGGGCCTCATCGTGGCCTGGAAACTGGTGCTGCGCAAAATCGATTTGCCCGAAGGCCAGCCGCTGCCCATGCGCGAACGCCTGCAAGCCACACGCAAGGCGTTCTGGGCGATGCTGATGCCGCTGATCATCATTGGAGGCATGAAGAGCGGTGTCTTCACCCCCACCGAGGCGGCGGTGGTGGCCGCGTTCTACGCGCTGGTGGTGGCCTTGTTCATCCACCGTGAGATGAAAATCACGGCGGTCTACGGCGTGCTGGTGCGGGCGGCCAAGACGACGGCCATCGTGATGTTCCTGTGTGCCGGTGCGCAAGTGGCCAGCTACATGATCACGCTGGCCGATTTGCCGAATGTGCTGACCGGTTGGCTCGGCCCGCTGGTAGAGAGCCCGCGCCTCCTGATGATGGTGATGATGCTGGTGTTGATCCTCGTGGGCACCGCGCTGGACCTCACGCCCACCATTCTGATCTTTGCGCCGGTGATGCTGCCCATTGCCGTGAAGGCCGGCATCGACCCGGTGTATTTCGGCCTGATGTTTGTGCTCAACGGCGCCATCGGTCTCATCACGCCGCCCGTGGGCACCGTGCTCAACGTGGTGGCGGGGGTGGGGCGTTTGCCGCTGCACCAGGTGATCAAGGGCGTGAACCCCTTTCTCATTACCTACACGCTGATTCTTTTCCTGTTCGTCCTGTTCCCGCAAATCGTGATCGCGCCCGTGGCGTGGATGCGCTGA
- a CDS encoding TRAP transporter small permease subunit, with protein MTEPIHDEAAAPSKFVHVTQALLALCLGVMAVSVFVNVVLRYGFGSGVAASEELSRLLFVWMVFIGATAAYPAGEHMAFTSLVAMLQKRPLALAVMTAVIRLLVLLACVLLGVGAWQQVVVGWGSYSVVMGYPSLLLPLPALLCAMAIGVMALWELVQRTALDLGHGAEMD; from the coding sequence ATGACTGAACCGATCCATGACGAGGCCGCAGCGCCCAGCAAGTTTGTCCATGTGACCCAAGCCCTTTTGGCGCTGTGTCTGGGCGTGATGGCCGTGTCCGTGTTTGTGAACGTGGTGTTGCGTTACGGCTTTGGCAGTGGGGTGGCCGCCAGCGAAGAGTTGTCGCGCTTGCTCTTTGTCTGGATGGTGTTTATTGGCGCCACGGCGGCCTATCCGGCGGGTGAACACATGGCCTTCACCAGCCTGGTGGCCATGCTGCAAAAGAGACCGCTGGCGCTGGCCGTGATGACGGCGGTGATCCGTCTGCTGGTCCTGCTGGCCTGTGTATTGCTGGGCGTGGGCGCCTGGCAGCAGGTCGTGGTGGGCTGGGGCAGCTACTCGGTGGTGATGGGTTATCCCAGCCTGCTGCTACCGCTACCGGCCCTGTTGTGTGCAATGGCGATTGGCGTCATGGCCTTGTGGGAACTGGTGCAACGCACGGCGCTTGACCTCGGTCATGGCGCAGAGATGGACTGA